A genomic window from Osmia bicornis bicornis chromosome 6, iOsmBic2.1, whole genome shotgun sequence includes:
- the LOC114871568 gene encoding serine/threonine-protein kinase 3 isoform X2, with product MSSKSELKKLSEESLTRQPEEVFDIICKLGEGSYGSVYKALHKESGQVLAIKQVPVDTDLQEIIKEISIMQQCDSPYVVKYYGSYFKNTDLWIVMEYCGAGSVSDIMRLRKKTLQEDEIATILSDTLKGLEYLHLRRKIHRDIKAGNILLNNEGHAKLADFGVAGQLTDTMAKRNTVIGTPFWMAPEVIQEIGYDCVADIWSLGITALEMAEGKPPYGDIHPMRAIFMIPTKPPPSFREPDQWSSEFIDFVSGCLVKNPEERATATELLNHEFIGNAKQPSILSLMIAEAHEIREKQSAHRAHVINNVAIKNQNQTEDSDEEDCSGTMKPLPEDTGTLVPSHDLPDTGTLVSAMLDLGTMVINSDTDTEATMKRHNTGSVESGKKYRPLFLDHFDKKEAPEIGKGNGQILGAHNQDNENKLELRSPTESQRFQSHLQLQLNQISHPVQEQPHNNISKFQNVFTERDFDFLKFLSYEELQQRMANLDAEMEREIDELRRRYQTKRQPILDAMDTKRKRQQNF from the exons ATGTCTTCGAAGAG TGAATTAAAAAAGTTGTCAGAAGAAAGTTTAACAAGACAACCAGAGGAAGTGTTTGATATAATATGCAAGTTAGGAGAAGG aTCGTATGGATCAGTTTATAAAGCATTGCACAAAGAAAGTGGACAGGTACTTGCCATTAAACAAGTTCCTGTGGACACGGATTTAcaagaaattataaaagaaatttctatCATGCAACAGTGTGATTCTCCATATGTTGTTAAATATTATGGAAGCTACTTTAAGAACACTGATTTATGG ATTGTAATGGAATATTGTGGAGCTGGATCTGTTAGCGATATTATGAGGTTAAGGAAAAAAACTCTTCAAGAGGATGAAATAGCAACTATCCTCAGTGATACTTTAAAAGGTTTGGAGTATCTTCATTTGAGAAGAAAAATACATAGAGATATTAAAGCAGGGAATATTCTACTCAACAATGAAGGGCATGCAAAGTTGGCAGACTTTGGAGTAGCAGGACAATTAACT GATACAATGGCAAAGCGTAATACAGTCATAGGAACTCCATTCTGGATGGCTCCAGAAGTTATACAAGAAATTGGATATGATTGTGTTGCAGACATATGGTCCCTTGGTATAACTGCTTTAGAAATGGCAGAAGGCAAACCACCGTATGGTGACATACATCCAATGAGAGCAATATTTATGATACCAACTAAACCACCACCTAGCTTTAGAGAACCTGACCAATGGAGTTCTGAATTTATCGATTTTGTCAGTGGGTGCCTTGTTAAAAATCCAGAAGAAAGAGCTACTGCTACTGAGCTTCTAAATCACGAATTTATAG GTAATGCTAAACAACCAAGTATTCTCAGTCTAATGATTGCAGAAGCACATGAAATAAGAGAAAAACAGAGTGCACATCGTGCTCATGTTATCAATAATGTTGCAATAAAAAATCAAAACCAAACAGAAGATTCG gatgaagaagacTGTAGTGGAACAATGAAACCTTTACCAGAAGACACAGGAACTTTAGTACCGAGTCACGATCTTCCAGATACAGGAACGCTTGTTTCTGCAATGTTAGACTTGGGCACAATGGTTATTAATAGTGATACAGATACCGAAGCGACCATGAAAC gtCATAATACAGGGTCCGTTGAATCTGGAAAGAAATATCGACCACTGTTTTTAGATCATTTTGACAAAAAGGAAGCACCGGAAATAGGGAAG GGTAATGGGCAAATACTTGGAGCACATAATCaagataatgaaaataaattagaattacGAAGTCCAACAGAATCTCAAAGGTTTCAAAGTCATTTGCAATTACAActtaatcaaatttctcatCCGGTACAAGAACAGCCTCATAATAACATATCCAAGTTCCAAAATGTTTTCACGGAACGTGACTTTGATTTC CTGAAGTTTCTCTCGTACGAGGAACTACAGCAACGAATGGCTAATTTGGACGCAGAAATGGAACGCGAAATTGATGAGTTAAGAAGAAGGTACCAAACAAAGAGACAACCGATTCTTGATGCTATGGATACTAAGCGGAAACGCCAGCAAAACTTCTAA
- the LOC114871568 gene encoding serine/threonine-protein kinase 3 isoform X1, producing the protein MSSKSELKKLSEESLTRQPEEVFDIICKLGEGSYGSVYKALHKESGQVLAIKQVPVDTDLQEIIKEISIMQQCDSPYVVKYYGSYFKNTDLWIVMEYCGAGSVSDIMRLRKKTLQEDEIATILSDTLKGLEYLHLRRKIHRDIKAGNILLNNEGHAKLADFGVAGQLTDTMAKRNTVIGTPFWMAPEVIQEIGYDCVADIWSLGITALEMAEGKPPYGDIHPMRAIFMIPTKPPPSFREPDQWSSEFIDFVSGCLVKNPEERATATELLNHEFIGNAKQPSILSLMIAEAHEIREKQSAHRAHVINNVAIKNQNQTEDSDEEDCSGTMKPLPEDTGTLVPSHDLPDTGTLVSAMLDLGTMVINSDTDTEATMKRHNTGSVESGKKYRPLFLDHFDKKEAPEIGKGNGQILGAHNQDNENKLELRSPTESQRFQSHLQLQLNQISHPVQEQPHNNISKFQNVFTERDFDFINNHILQLKFLSYEELQQRMANLDAEMEREIDELRRRYQTKRQPILDAMDTKRKRQQNF; encoded by the exons ATGTCTTCGAAGAG TGAATTAAAAAAGTTGTCAGAAGAAAGTTTAACAAGACAACCAGAGGAAGTGTTTGATATAATATGCAAGTTAGGAGAAGG aTCGTATGGATCAGTTTATAAAGCATTGCACAAAGAAAGTGGACAGGTACTTGCCATTAAACAAGTTCCTGTGGACACGGATTTAcaagaaattataaaagaaatttctatCATGCAACAGTGTGATTCTCCATATGTTGTTAAATATTATGGAAGCTACTTTAAGAACACTGATTTATGG ATTGTAATGGAATATTGTGGAGCTGGATCTGTTAGCGATATTATGAGGTTAAGGAAAAAAACTCTTCAAGAGGATGAAATAGCAACTATCCTCAGTGATACTTTAAAAGGTTTGGAGTATCTTCATTTGAGAAGAAAAATACATAGAGATATTAAAGCAGGGAATATTCTACTCAACAATGAAGGGCATGCAAAGTTGGCAGACTTTGGAGTAGCAGGACAATTAACT GATACAATGGCAAAGCGTAATACAGTCATAGGAACTCCATTCTGGATGGCTCCAGAAGTTATACAAGAAATTGGATATGATTGTGTTGCAGACATATGGTCCCTTGGTATAACTGCTTTAGAAATGGCAGAAGGCAAACCACCGTATGGTGACATACATCCAATGAGAGCAATATTTATGATACCAACTAAACCACCACCTAGCTTTAGAGAACCTGACCAATGGAGTTCTGAATTTATCGATTTTGTCAGTGGGTGCCTTGTTAAAAATCCAGAAGAAAGAGCTACTGCTACTGAGCTTCTAAATCACGAATTTATAG GTAATGCTAAACAACCAAGTATTCTCAGTCTAATGATTGCAGAAGCACATGAAATAAGAGAAAAACAGAGTGCACATCGTGCTCATGTTATCAATAATGTTGCAATAAAAAATCAAAACCAAACAGAAGATTCG gatgaagaagacTGTAGTGGAACAATGAAACCTTTACCAGAAGACACAGGAACTTTAGTACCGAGTCACGATCTTCCAGATACAGGAACGCTTGTTTCTGCAATGTTAGACTTGGGCACAATGGTTATTAATAGTGATACAGATACCGAAGCGACCATGAAAC gtCATAATACAGGGTCCGTTGAATCTGGAAAGAAATATCGACCACTGTTTTTAGATCATTTTGACAAAAAGGAAGCACCGGAAATAGGGAAG GGTAATGGGCAAATACTTGGAGCACATAATCaagataatgaaaataaattagaattacGAAGTCCAACAGAATCTCAAAGGTTTCAAAGTCATTTGCAATTACAActtaatcaaatttctcatCCGGTACAAGAACAGCCTCATAATAACATATCCAAGTTCCAAAATGTTTTCACGGAACGTGACTTTGATTTC ATAAACAACCATATCCTGCAGCTGAAGTTTCTCTCGTACGAGGAACTACAGCAACGAATGGCTAATTTGGACGCAGAAATGGAACGCGAAATTGATGAGTTAAGAAGAAGGTACCAAACAAAGAGACAACCGATTCTTGATGCTATGGATACTAAGCGGAAACGCCAGCAAAACTTCTAA
- the LOC114871579 gene encoding protein hunchback — MRGNWDTAEPLVHAPNQQRQQQQQTIVEEQRHPLHSPTTPVWGIPDRIVKEEPSEDKNNDSGVSPDYYTSNSASPRSRRSSSTANCSLSPGSATSQDSSTMQCSAFDYSPQRMFKNCGSPLEYNRHHSMNDHQSDQAMDVASSTVKPSNEDVEFVQDTLQCPICAFTTLNRLAFTDHLRTHCTIQCETTDFVKTILGQLSTSGSIQDENRSTPPQGERSKQMEELEEADEPGLRVPRLNSQGKVKTFRCKQCDFTAITKLEFWEHSRGHIKAEKLLTCTRCPFVTEYKHHLEYHMRNHAGSKPFKCDKCSYSCVNKSMLNSHLKSHSNVYQYRCANCSYATKYCHSLKLHLRKYSHQPAMVLNADGSPNPLPIIDVYGTRRGPKPKSVKIPQEDSSQTGNVVPTNNNLQISLSSSQIVVPSQMSPVNYRVSMNSVNSLNGANTPNGLNGAVPNPSLMAFSYNQIFAGFPLATAIPVAFEENSVEKQLDRIRSHALMDYAKVIDPDSSIPEEIPQDLEVKCFDSIRTCDESNDLINNDLAKINGAPMPNMENQEQRKDSKVTPLDLSKPNVPSNVQSRPTTNSSKLTGTSRRKGRAVKLERRVVEEDTDDEHLPGEPEEMYESAVPASPVSRDDKETNERTSTLGNEFTCQYCEIAFGNVVMYTVHMGYHGYKDPYTCNMCGHQCTDKVSFFLHIARSKHS; from the exons ATGAGAGGGAACTGGGACACGGCGGAACCTTTGGTACACGCGCCGAATCAGCAACggcaacaacagcaacaaacCATCGTCGAAGAGCAAAGGCATCCCCTCCATTCACCAACCACGCCCGTTTGGGGTATACCCGATAGAATCGTG AAGGAGGAACCGTCAGAGGACAAGAACAACGATTCAGGCGTGTCACCTGATTATTACACCAGCAACTCTGCCTCGCCCAGAAGCAGAAGATCCTCTTCAACGGCGAACTGCAGTTTGTCGCCCGGAAGCGCTACTTCTCAAGACTCGAGCACCATGCAATGCAGCGCGTTCGATTACAGTCCGCAAAGGATGTTCAAGAACTGCGGTTCACCGCTCGAATATAACAGGCATCACTCGATGAACGACCATCAGTCGGACCAGGCGATGGACGTCGCTTCCAGCACGGTGAAACCGTCCAACGAAGACGTCGAGTTCGTTCAGGACACCCTGCAGTGTCCCATTTGCGCGTTTACCACCTTGAATAG GTTAGCATTCACCGATCATTTAAGGACGCATTGCACGATCCAATGCGAGACGACAGACTTTGTAAAGACGATCCTCGGCCAGTTGTCAACGTCGGGATCCATCCAGGACGAGAACAGGTCGACGCCACCTCAAGGTGAACGATCGAAGCAGATGGAGGAGCTAGAGGAAGCGGACGAGCCGGGACTCCGAGTTCCCCGGTTGAATTCCCAGGGTAAAGTGAAGACGTTCAGATGCAAACAGTGCGATTTTACCGCGATCACTAAGCTCGAGTTCTGGGAGCACAGTCGCGGTCACATCAAGGCCGAGAAACTGTTGACCTGTACGAGGTGCCCTTTCGTTACCGAGTACAAGCATCATCTAGAGTACCATATGAGGAACCACGCCGGATCTAAACCGTTCAAGTGCGACAAGTGTTCGTACTCGTGTGTCAACAAGTCGATGTTGAACAGCCACTTGAAGTCGCATTCGAACGTTTATCAATACAGATGCGCCAATTGTTCGTACGCTACCAAGTACTGTCACTCGTTGAAGCTTCACCTGAGGAAGTATTCTCATCAACCGGCGATGGTGTTGAACGCGGATGGTTCACCGAACCCGTTGCCCATCATAGACGTCTATGGAACTAGACGGGGACCGAAGCCGAAGTCGGTCAAGATACCCCAGGAAGACAGCAGCCAAACCGGCAACGTTGTTCCCACCAACAATAACTTGCAGATTTCACTGTCGTCCTCCCAGATCGTAGTTCCATCCCAGATGTCCCCGGTCAACTATCGCGTGTCGATGAACTCGGTGAACAGCTTGAACGGTGCGAACACCCCGAACGGTTTGAACGGGGCGGTCCCTAACCCGTCGCTGATGGCCTTCTCGTACAATCAAATATTCGCTGGATTTCCATTGGCCACCGCCATACCAGTCGCGTTCGAAGAGAACAGCGTCGAAAAGCAATTGGACAGGATCAGATCGCACGCCTTGATGGATTACGCTAAGGTGATCGATCCTGACAGCAGCATTCCCGAGGAGATACCGCAGGATCTAGAGGTCAAGTGTTTCGATTCTATCAGAACCTGCGACGAATCCAACGATTTGATTAACAACGACCTCGCCAAAATAAACGGCGCCCCGATGCCCAACATGGAGAACCAGGAACAGCGCAAGGACTCGAAAGTGACGCCGTTGGACCTCAGCAAACCCAACGTCCCTAGCAACGTCCAGAGCAGACCAACGACTAACTCGTCAAAACTGACAGGGACCAGCAGACGCAAAGGAAGAGCCGTGAAGCTGGAACGTCGGGTGGTCGAAGAGGACACGGACGATGAACATCTCCCTGGAGAACCGGAAGAGATGTACGAGTCCGCGGTCCCCGCTAGTCCCGTCTCCCGTGACGATAAGGAGACCAACGAACGAACCAGCACCCTTGGTAACGAGTTCACTTGCCAATACTGCGAGATCGCGTTCGGTAACGTAGTGATGTACACCGTACACATGGGATACCATGGTTACAAGGATCCTTACACTTGCAACATGTGCGGCCATCAGTGCACCGACAAGGTGTCCTTCTTCTTGCACATCGCCAGGTCAAAGCACTCGTAG
- the LOC114871570 gene encoding transcriptional coactivator yorkie has protein sequence MALNQDVDQLSKSNLVVRIDQNSESDLQALFDSVLKPDSKRPLQVPLRMRNLPDSFFNPPSTGSKSPSISHSRENSADSAFGTAAAVAVGGGAPGGNATGATPSTGAAGASTGGSGNSGGSGSNAAGAAAAAVAAAAAAGLTVAHPRAHSSPASLQQTYASAQQAPQHAPQPHARHHHHQKQRSYDVISTVDDLGPLPHGWEQARTPEGQIYFLNHLTRTTTWEDPRKTAAAANVAAVAAAVDNGKSTSAATNSLGPLPDGWEQARTPEGEIYFINHQTRTTSWFDPRIPTHLQRAPTSGAMLPQNWLQQQPTGGGIQSNQTLQACQQKLRLQSLQMERERLKQRQQEIMRQQELMLRQSTTDAAMDPFLSGINEQHVRQESADSGLGLGSAYSLPHTPEDFLANIDDNMDGTSDGGAPMETPDLSTLSDNIDSTDDLVPSLQLSEDFSSDILDDVQSLINPNTTKPENVLTWL, from the exons ATGGCGCTGAACCAGGACGTGGACCAGTTGTCGAAGAGTAATCTCGTGGTAAGGATCGATCAAAACTCTGAATCGGATCTACAGGCGCTTTTCGACAGCGTCCTGAAGCCAGACTCGAAGCGTCCGCTGCAAGTACCACTGCGCATGCGCAATCTACCAGATTCCTTCTTCAATCCACCGTCGACGGGTAGCAAGAGTCCCTCGATTTCGCATTCCCGGGAGAATTCGGCGGATTCGGCGTTCGGTACAGCGGCCGCAGTGGCGGTCGGTGGTGGTGCACCCGGTGGAAACGCGACCGGTGCCACACCATCTACCGGGGCAGCAGGTGCATCTACCGGTGGAAGTGGAAACAGCGGTGGTAGCGGTTCGAACGCTGCAGGTGCGGCTGCGGCAGCAGTCGCGGCCGCGGCCGCGGCTGGCCTAACCGTTGCTCATCCTCGCGCCCACAGCAGCCCGGCCTCTCTTCAGCAAACCTACGCCTCGGCTCAGCAGGCGCCTCAGCACGCGCCCCAGCCGCACGCGCGTCACCACCATCACCAGAAGCAACGCAGCTACGACGTCATCAGTACGGTCGACGACCTGGGTCCCCTGCCACATGGATGGGAACAGGCGCGCACCCCCGAGGGACAAATCTACTTCCTCAA cCACCTGACGCGAACCACGACATGGGAGGATCCACGAAAAACAGCGGCAGCGGCGAACGTGGCGGCCGTGGCCGCAGCCGTCGACAACGGGAAATCAACGAGCGCTGCTACAAATTCCTTAGGCCCGTTGCCCGATGGCTGGGAACAGGCGCGTACTCCCGAAGGAGAGATCTACTTCATTAATCATCAGACACGTACCACCTCCTGGTTCGATCCTAGAATCC CTACGCATTTGCAAAGGGCCCCGACTTCTGGTGCTATGTTACCTCAGAATTGGCTGCAACAGCAACCCACAGGTGGTGGTATTCAAAGTAATCAAACGTTGCAAGCGTGTCAACAGAAACTTCGTCTTCAGTCGTTACAGATGGAACGCGAACGTCTTAAACAACGGCAACAGGAAATCATGCGTCAG CAAGAACTGATGCTTCGACAGAGCACCACCGATGCAGCGATGGATCCATTCTTATCAGGAATCAATGAACAACACGTGCGTCAAGAGAGCGCAGACAGTGGTCTCGGTCTTGGTTCTGCTTACTCCCTTCCTCACACTCCGGAAGATTTCCTTGCAAATATCGACGACAATATGGATGGTACAAGCG ACGGAGGTGCACCTATGGAAACTCCAGATCTTTCTACTTTGAGCGACAATATTGATTCCACCGACGATCTTGTCCCATCGTTACAG TTGAGCGAGGATTTCAGTAGCGACATTTTGGACGACGTGCAATCGCTGATAAACCCTAACACGACAAAACCTGAAAACGTGCTGACGTGGCTGTAG